The uncultured Subdoligranulum sp. genomic sequence AAGGTGGTGAAGGAACTGGGCGGCAAGCCCTTCCTGACCGACTGCAACACGCTGTATGTGGGCGGCCGCAAGAACGCGCTGGACCATCTGGACACCGCGTATGTCAACGGCTTCTCCCCCTTCTCCACCGGCTGCCATGTGATCATCGCCGACGGCCTGAAGGGCACCGACGAGGAACTGGTTCCCGTGGAGGGCGGCACCTACGTCAAGGAGGCCAAGATCGGCCGTGCCATCATGGACGCCGACATTTTCATCACGCTGTCCCACTTCAAGGGTCACGAGTCCACCGGTTTCGGCGGCACGCTGAAGAACATCGGCATGGGCTGCGGTTCCCGTGCCGGCAAGATGGAGATGCACAGCGCCGGCAAGCCCTACGTCAAGCAGGATCTCTGCGTGGGCTGCGGCCGCTGCGTCAAGATCTGCGCCCACGACGCGCCCCACATTGTGGACCACAAGTCCAGCATCGACCAGAACAAGTGCGTGGGCTGCGGCCGCTGCATCGGCGTCTGCCCCACCGACGCCGTTCGCGCCGCCGAGGATGAGAGCAACGACATCCTGAACTGCAAGATCGCCGAGTACAGCAAGGCTGTGGTCAGCGGCCGTCCCCAGTTCCATGTGAGCCTGGTCATCGACGTATCCCCCTACTGCGACTGCCACGCCGAAAACGACGTGCCCATCGTGCCCGATGTGGGCATGTTCGCCAGCTTTGACCCGGTGGCGCTGGACCAGGCCTGCGTGGACGCAGTCAACCAGCAGCCCGTCATGCCGGGCAGCCATCTGGCCGAGATGCCCCAGGAGCACCACGACCACTTCACCGATTCCAGCCCCGCCACCAACTGGAAGAGCTGCCTGGAGCACGCCGAAAAGATCGGCCTGGGCTCCCGGGAATATGAACTGATCAAGATCTGAGTTTTGTCCATAACAAACATCCTCCCGCCGCCGGATTCCTTCCGAAGGCAGGAGGATGTTTTCTTTACTCGTGTGTGCAGGCTGCGGCCGCCGCTTTTCCGGCGGCGGCGCCCACCTCGTTGTAGGCCTGCTGGTAATAGTGGTAGGAGTCCTTCATGAGGCCCCGGGCCCGCATTTGCCAGAAGTCATCGCTGACCAGCACAACACCGGGGTACTTCCCCGGCAGCGCCAGCTGGGCCTTGTGGATGGCCGTATAGTCGTATCCGTGGATGCCGTTGTACTGGCCGATGGCCACGAGGAAACAGGTCTCCACACCGTGCTTCCGCAGCCGGGCCAGCATGCTGCCGAACTGCCGGGTGTAGGTTTCGGGGTCGGTGCCGTGGTCGCCGTCCGTCTCTCCCTGGCACCATACCAGATACCGGTGCCGGATGGTCAGCCCGTGGTCCCGGGCGTACCGGTTGGCGTCATCCCACCGCTGTAGCGCATCGGTGAGCAGATCGTCATCCCCCTGCCACAGTTCCATGCCGGAGCCGCCCCGGCTTGCCGAGACGCCCAGCACCGGCGTCCCCGTTGCGGTATACCAGGCGTTGACAAAAGCCGTCACCAGGGAGCCCGTCTTTTTGCCCGGCTCGTCGATGCCGCCGGGACGGTTTTCCGCCGCGCCGAAAGGCTCCCCGATGGGGTACAACCGCGCGGGGTCGGACACCGCCCGGTATTCCATGCCCGCCCCCGGCAGCAGGGCCGGTGCAGGCTGGGGCCAGCGCTCACTGGTGATGCCCCGCCCGGCCATGTTGGACTGTCCGGCAAACAGGAAGAGATCCCAGGCTTTATTTTCCATTGCGTACCGTTCCTTTGCTGTTCTGTGTGGGGCCGGAACATTCCGGCAGCCCTATTATAGCACCTGACGGCAAAACTGCAATGCCTCCGGTTCCGGGGCCTGTCCACAAAAAAGCGCCGCCGCGCTCCTTGCGGAGTGCGGCGGCACTGTTATGCGGGAAGATTTGGATTACAGCTCAGCGAAGTACTTAATGGTGCGGACCATCTGGCTGGTGTAGCTGTTCTCGTTGTCGTACCAGGACACGACCTGAACCTGATAGGTGTCGTCGTCGATCTTGGTGACCATGGTCTGGGTGGCGTCGAACAGGCTGCCGTAACGCATGCCGATGACATCGGAGGAGACGATGGGATCCTCGTTGTAGCCGAAGCTCTCAGAGGCAGCAGCCTTCATAGCGGCGTTGATGGACTCCTTGGTGACATCCTTGCCCTTGACAACGGCAACCAGGATGGTGGTAGAACCGGTGGGAACGGGCACACGCTGGGCAGAGCCGATCAGCTTGCCGTTCAGCTCGGGGATGACCAGGCCGATGGCCTTGGCAGCGCCGGTAGAGTTGGGAACGATGTTCTGAGCACCAGCACGAGCGCGGCGCAGGTCGCCCTTACGCTGCGGGCCGTCCAGGATCATCTGGTCGCCGGTGTAAGCATGAACGGTGGTCATGATGCCGGAAACGATGGGGTAGGTCTTGTTCAGGGTGTCGGCCATCGGAGCCAGGCAGTTGGTGGTGCAGGAAGCAGCAGAGATGACCTGATCTTCCTTGGTCAGGGTCTTCTCGTTGACGGAGTAGACGATGGTCTTCAGGTCATTGCCGGCAGGAGCAGAGATAACGACCTTCTTGGCGCCAGCAGCGATGTGAGCCATGCTCTTCTCCTTGCTGGTGTAGAAGCCGGTGCACTCCAGAACGACATCGATGCCCAGCTCGCCCCAGGGGCAATCCTTGGCGTCCTTGATGGCGTAGATGGTGATCTTCTTGCCGTCGACGATGATGCAGTCATCGCCGGCCTCGACGGTGTGCTTGTGCTCGCCGATCTTGCCCAGGAAAGAGCCCTGAGCGGTGTCGTACTTCAGCAGGTGAGCCAGCATAGCGGGGCTGGTCAGGTCGTTGATCGCGACGACTTCGTAGCCGTCAGCCTCGAACATCTGACGGAAAGCCAGACGGCCAATACGGCCAAAACCATTGATAGCAACTTTAACAGCCATAGTAAAATCCTCCCAAGATTTTATTGTATAACCTTGT encodes the following:
- a CDS encoding DUF362 domain-containing protein codes for the protein MSASKVYFTDLRTSFNENLPQKLERLIKTADIGQIDFKNKYVAIKIHFGEPGNLAYLRPNYAAVVVKVVKELGGKPFLTDCNTLYVGGRKNALDHLDTAYVNGFSPFSTGCHVIIADGLKGTDEELVPVEGGTYVKEAKIGRAIMDADIFITLSHFKGHESTGFGGTLKNIGMGCGSRAGKMEMHSAGKPYVKQDLCVGCGRCVKICAHDAPHIVDHKSSIDQNKCVGCGRCIGVCPTDAVRAAEDESNDILNCKIAEYSKAVVSGRPQFHVSLVIDVSPYCDCHAENDVPIVPDVGMFASFDPVALDQACVDAVNQQPVMPGSHLAEMPQEHHDHFTDSSPATNWKSCLEHAEKIGLGSREYELIKI
- a CDS encoding sialate O-acetylesterase, which translates into the protein MENKAWDLFLFAGQSNMAGRGITSERWPQPAPALLPGAGMEYRAVSDPARLYPIGEPFGAAENRPGGIDEPGKKTGSLVTAFVNAWYTATGTPVLGVSASRGGSGMELWQGDDDLLTDALQRWDDANRYARDHGLTIRHRYLVWCQGETDGDHGTDPETYTRQFGSMLARLRKHGVETCFLVAIGQYNGIHGYDYTAIHKAQLALPGKYPGVVLVSDDFWQMRARGLMKDSYHYYQQAYNEVGAAAGKAAAAACTHE
- the gap gene encoding type I glyceraldehyde-3-phosphate dehydrogenase, which produces MAVKVAINGFGRIGRLAFRQMFEADGYEVVAINDLTSPAMLAHLLKYDTAQGSFLGKIGEHKHTVEAGDDCIIVDGKKITIYAIKDAKDCPWGELGIDVVLECTGFYTSKEKSMAHIAAGAKKVVISAPAGNDLKTIVYSVNEKTLTKEDQVISAASCTTNCLAPMADTLNKTYPIVSGIMTTVHAYTGDQMILDGPQRKGDLRRARAGAQNIVPNSTGAAKAIGLVIPELNGKLIGSAQRVPVPTGSTTILVAVVKGKDVTKESINAAMKAAASESFGYNEDPIVSSDVIGMRYGSLFDATQTMVTKIDDDTYQVQVVSWYDNENSYTSQMVRTIKYFAEL